The following DNA comes from Acetomicrobium sp. S15 = DSM 107314.
CTTTACCTTGATCCCAACAGCAGGTCTGGCAAAAAAGTGACAACCGGTGGGAAGAGGGTAATCACGATGAGGGCAGCAAAAAGGGGGATAAAAAAGGGCAAACAGGCTCTCGCTATTCTGGTCGATGGTATGCCCGTTATCTTGTTTAAGATAAATAGGTTCATACCAAATGGAGGGGTAAGCAAACCTATCATGAGGTTAAGGATCATAACGAGGCCGAAATGTAACGGGTCTATGCCAACTTTTAAGATTAAAGGGGTAACAGTGGGAACCAAAATGCCGAGTGCTGCTATACTTTCCATAAAACATCCTATAATGAGTAAAAAGATGTTCAGCAATAAAAGTATCACCAGAGGATTAGTGCTAATTCCAGTGATAAACTCCAACAAAATAATTGGCGTGCGGCTGCGGATCAATACCCAGCCGTAAAATGTCGCGCAGCTAATGATAAAGGTTATGGTAGCGGTTTCCCGAGAGGCTTCTTTCAATATTTTCCACAAATCTGCCAACGATATCTCTCTATATACGAAACAGCCTAAAATCAGGGCATAAATGGCAGCTATGGCTGCAGCCTCTGTAGGCGTAAAAATCCCGCTTAAAATACCACCTATGAGAATGATGGGGGTCAACATAGCGCCGATAGCTTCCTTAAAGGCTTGCCAGATCTCCTTAGCGTTGCTCTTCGGACGTCTCGGGTAACCCTTCCTCTTGGCGTAGACAGACACCATCATCATGAGACAAATGCCTACCAAAACGCCCGGAACTACCCCACCTATCAATAGGCGGCCAATGGATACATTAGCAAGTATCCCGTAAATCACCAAAGGCACGCTGGGCGGAATGATCGGTCCGATGACCGAACTCGCCCCAGTAACTGCACAGCTGAAATCATCGTCATAACCAGCATCTCTCATGGCTTTAATTTCAACGAGGCCTAAGCCGGCTGTATCTGCGGCGGCCAAGCCGGACATTCCAGCGAAGATCATGCTCGCTACCACATTTACCTGTCCCAATCCTCCATTCATATGCCCAACGAGGACATCTGCGAACTTGAAGATGCGTTTCGTAATTCCGCCAGTGTTCATCAACTTTCCAGCTAAAATAAAAAACGGTATGGCCAGTATGACAAAGTTGTTGGCCCCATAAAGCAACCTTTGGGCCACAATCCCGAAATTCAAGGAGCCTCCCCACAAGATCTGCAACAGGATCAGCCCCGTAATTCCCAAGGCAAACGCGACGGGCATTCCACCCATAAATAAAGCGATCAATACAGCGACAAAAATAAAGAATTCCACTTCTATCAACCTGCTTTCACTTTAATAATATCGCGCAATTCTTTTAATATTTCTAACGCCCAAGCTACTAAATAAATTAACATGAGAGAAGTACCTGTAGGAAGGATCAAATAAACCCTACCGAGTGTGAGCCAATGAATGGAGCCAACGGGGGAGTTCCAAGTCAATGCCGTCATAACGACACTGCCCCTAAACACTACAACCAAAAAGATGCCCATAGCCACAATAAAAATCAACTGGATAAATAAACTTGCGCCTTTTGGGAGCCTATCCAGCAGTACGGGGATGCTGATATGCTCTCTGGTCCTTATAGCCACAGCCCCGCCCCAAAATGTGACGAAGATCAAAAAATATCTCGCCGCTTCCTCTGTCCAAGGAATAGGAACATGCACAACGTAACGAAAGACGACTTGCATGACAACGCACAACAACATCAATATGAAGCCTAATGTCGTAATACATTCCAGAATACTGTCAAAACGATGTTTAAATCTTACAACCAAGTCCATCCTCTCCATTTTTATGGGATCCATTGCGGGATACCAAAGTTACAACCTCGGTATCCCGCATATAGACAACATGATCACTAAATATTTATTGAGCAAGTTTTTGATACAAAAGCGATAATGCGAATTTGTGCTCTATGTTGCTTTAGTACGAAAGCACCTCATCCCACGTAGTAACAGTCCACTGCTCCTTGAACAACCTTTCCACAGCAGGTCGTGCTTTCTCTCTGAAGGCTTCGGCGTCCGGGGTTATCACTTCCATACCTTTTGCCTTTAGATCTTCTATAATATCTTCCTCGCCACTCAGTATTTGCTGAGATCCCCACTCCGCAGCCTCCAGGCCGGCCTCTTTTACTATCTTCTGATGCTCCTCGCTGAGGCTATCGAAGAAAGGCTTGTTTATAGTGAGTGCCCCTGTTTGGACCAAATGACCAGTCAGCGAGAGGTATTTCTGAACCTCGTACAGATGGAACGAATGAATCTGGGTGACGTCGCCCTCGGACGCATCAGCTACGCCAGTTTGTAGAGCAGTGAACAGTTCAGTTAAGGCTATCGGGACGGGCAGCGCCCCCAGCTCCTTCCAAACGGCCACCCATGTGGGAAGCTGTGGCAAGCGCAGTTTTATGCCCTTTAAATCTGCTGGCGTGCGAACCGGCTTATTGCTGGTGAAATGTCTCAAGCCCCTATATACGACGCCGAGATACATGGTGTTTCCGTTTTTCAACACCTCTGCTTGGGCTTTCTGTCCTAAGTCACCGTTGAATACCCGCTTGAAATGCTCCCAGTCTTTAATCACGTAAGGAGAGTCAAGAAAATAGTATTTCGGCGCATACATCTGGATGGGCAACCCGCCCCCAGCTTGCATCTCCACTGCCTTGATGCTCACGGCTTCGGTCACTTCCTCTTCGGAACCCATAACGCCGCCGAAGAAGAGTTCTACTTTAATTTCTCCATTAGAGCGCTCCTCTACCATGGTTTTGAATTTATCTGCTGATCTACAAAGGATATGAAGCGGCTCAAATGCGCTGGCAATGCGGATCGTCACGGTTTCTTTAGCCAATGCTTCGTTTGGAAGCCCAATCGCCACCGCACAAACCAAGGAAAGAATGGCAACCCATATCGCTGTAGCCTGACACCTTTTCATGCCCATCACCCCTCTTATAGTCGTTTTTTAATTAAAATCACGCCCTTTGTTGAAATATACAGTGCCATGATTTCTATGTCAAGAAACGATTAGAATCACGAGCTCTATGCTATTAAGCGTAACCAGATATAGGATCATCTTTCTATCATTTTACTTAAATTGCTCAACCTCAAAACCATAGCTAGCCTCTATGAGATACTATGGATTAATCGCACAAAGAATGCCATGAGCTCCGCACCTTTTTTGGGCAAACAAGCGAGACGAAAAATCATAAGGGCATGTCCGAACAAAAGCTCGGACATGCCCTTACTATGCTACAGTCTCAGTAGCGCCTCAGTAATGGCATCTACAAACTCGGGCACTTCCGGCGGAGTTCTTCCTGTCACAATTCGCCCATCGATTGCCGCAGCCCAATCTTTCATAAATGTACCACCCATAATGTTCACAGCGTCCTTGCAGGCCAACCATCCAGCGCATTTCCTTCCTTTCAGCAAATCAGCAGCGGCCAGAGGAATTGGACCATGACAAATAGCAGCTATAATTTTCCCTTTGGCGTAAGCGTCCCTCAGGAAATCGCGATGTAACACGGTTATATGCCATGGGTTAAAGGCGCCAGGAATAAATACCAAGTCGAAATCATCCATCCTTAAATCCTTTTCCTTTGTAACTTTATAGTAGCTATCTGGGATTTCCTGAAATGGAACGGTTGTCCCAAAACTTCCATGACGTACATCAGACCCTAAGAGCGCAGGTCGCGATTTCGTTTGAGGCTCAAACAGTCCGACAATTACTTCCGCACCTCTGTACATAAACTCAAGTATGGGGGCGCACAGCTCGATATCCTCCCAGTCCTCGCAAACCATAGCCATGATCCTCTTGCCTTTGAGGATATCTTTATGCTCGTCAACGAAGTTGGGGTCGAAAGCTTTGCACAACGCTCTGAGCACAGCAGGAGTATCGACTGTGTCTCTGCCGGTAATAATATTGCCATCTGTTACAACAGGTTCGCCGCGATAATCCCCGATCTCCTTCAGCATATAATCAACGGCTCGATTGCCCGTGCATTTCTTGCCATCCATCATGCCAAGACTGATCAGCGGGAGAATACCGCCCCCAATAGCAGCTATGGGAACATCCCTGTCGGCCACGGCCTTTATAAACCCTAACGCCACATCATCGGCACATAATATGTCGCCAGAATGGTCGCCCAAAATGACAATGGCATCGTACTTTTGAGGGTCTGCAACAGAATACTCAACCGCAAGGCCTTTCCCTTTTTGCGTCACTACCGGATATTCAAGTCTGTTGCCGTTGAGACCGAGGCCATCCATGCCACCGGTTAAACTTAAACCCCACATACCGTGCGGCTCGGTTGGCGTACCGCGCATTGGCCTCGTCTCTTTCCATAAATGATTATTGTTCATTACAAATTGAGGCGTTCCGCCAAACTCTCCAATGAACGATGCAAGATAATAGGCTTGCCAGTCGCTAAACTCACAACCAACGAGCAACCCAATTTTCTTTCCAGCTAACGGGCCGTTTGGTTTTATCTTCCCACCATATGGACCCGTCCATGCGATCACACCATCTTCTTGAATAATGCTGATCCCCGTCTTTTCAGCTACAGGAACGTAAGATCCTGCCATCGTAAATGTCGCGCCTCCTAAAATCACAAAGTTGATCACAAAAACAATTATTGCTGCTTTTCTCATTGTTTGCCCTCCTCTCCGCACTAAAGAACACCCCCTTTAATATTGCACATCTGTTTGGCATTTATCAGATTTAATTATGCAATATAGTTCCTGCTCGCCAACTATCAACTTATTGCACTCACAACTTCGGTTTTCACTTCTGCTCTCCAAAATAATGGCTTAAGTCTAAGGAAATATTGCGAGGATAAAAAATTAGTAGCAAAGGCAAATGCTAACATCTCAAAGAACGTAAGAATCTACAACTTTCCTTCTATCAGATCTATCACTCTAATAAATAGACCTTAGACTCCACCTCCTTTTTAAGTTTATTATATTAGACTAATGCCAAATATGTTTGCCTAAAGTATTTATTAAACACTTACATCTCAATCAGGTAAGTCATCTTTTATTTTATCGATTCATTTTGTCCATATAATTCTCCAAAGATATTTGTCGATTTGAAGTTTTTCCCGCTTGATGAAAGCTCAATGAAATTTTTGGCTCCTGCATGAGCAATCATGACGCATAACTTAACTATCATACTGCTATAAAAGTAGATGAAAATCATGCTACTATGTAAATAACTATTTCGCCATTATAATTTTGTTTAATTATATCTAACCAACAGCCACTTAACAAGTGATCGAGATACCTTGATTAAAAATCAAACTAAAGGTATCATTCCCTTTAATAAATGGAGGGCAGAAACAAAGCTACCAATGCAGGCACGTAGGGAGATCATCCGGGAAGCAAGCAGGGGATATAATGAACTCTCCAAGAAAGAGAAAATGGCGAGATTCGATCCCATATCTCATGATCCAAAGACTGAGAGTACAACAACCGTCTACAATTGGACTATACTTGTGGATATTTCCCCGACATAACAAATGCCTTTATGTTAAAGGCTCATCCGGAAGGCCATACAAACCTACTGCCAAGGATTTGCATGAGATGTATCATGTGCATTTCGCTACATTTTAGATAGAGCATTAGAGCCAGCAACCCCTTGTATTAGCGGTTGTCATGGCTCAGAATATACTAAAAGTCTTAATCTCATAGAGGGGGTTGGTGTCTTGAATACGTCGGTTTTGCTCGTCTTGGGAATAGCCATTTATGCTGTTTGTTATCTATCGTATGGGAGAAGCTTGGCGCGCAAGGTAGTGAAGGCAGATGATTCAAAGCCCACGCCAGCTCACACTAAATATGACGATGTGGACTTCGTCCCTACGCATCCTGCTGTGCTTTTTGGGCACCACTTTGCCTCCATCGCCGGCGGTGCACCAATACTTGGGCCCGCACTGGCCATGGCCTGGGGGTGGTGGGCAGGTCTGCTTTGGATATGGTTCGGCAATATCCTTATAGGAGCGGTCCACGATTATCTTTCCATCATGGCTTCCGTCCGCTATGAAGGCAAATCTATTCAGTGGATAGCTGGAAAGATGATGCGCCGGCGCACCTCGTACCTCTTTCAGGTCTTCGCATATCTGACGCTTGTGCTGGCCCTTGCCGCCTTTGCCACTTCCTTAGCTTACCTATTCATCGCACGCCCCGACGTGGCGAGCATGTCCATATGGTTCATCGCCGCCGCTGTCATAACAGGATTTCTCCTTTTTAAGTGGCGGATCAACTTCACGCTCGGCTCTATCATCGGCGTCATTCTTACCATAGGAGCAATATGGCTCGGTTCACTTGCACCATTAAATATCAGTTACAAGGGGTGGATGGTCATCTTTTTCGTCTATATGATGGCAGCCAGCGCTTTGCCGGTGTGGATGCTCCTCCAGCCTCGAGACTATCTTAATTCCTTTATCCTGGTTTTAGGGCTCGTGGCAGGAGCCGTTGCTTTGATCTTCGCTGGAGCAAAGATGGAGCTGGCGGGATTCACGAGCTGGAGTCCTAATATAGTGGGGGGCGTGCCTTCACCGTATTGGCCAGTTGTGCCCCTAATCATCGCCTGCGGTTCCCTATCGGGCATTCACGGCCTAATAGGCTCAGGCACAACCTCAAAACAGCTCGACAAAGAGACACAAGGATTGATCGTCGGATACGGAGGAATGCTGACAGAGGGTTTGCTATCTTCAGTGGTAACGATAACCATAGCCGCTTTTGGCCTACTTGTCTTTAGGGAAGCAACCGGAAAACTCACCGAAATGGGCATAGTCGCAGATAGTCTCAAGGAGCCCTTATACTTAGGCAAAAACTACGTGAAGGCCATAGGGGCCGTGGGAGGTCCCTTGGGTATATTCACTCAAAGCTACGGAAAGCTCATACAGCAAGCTTTTGGCATATCGGCTCAAGTTGGCACAATCTTTTCGAGCCTGTGGGTCTCAGCATTCACCCTAACCTCAATGGATACCGGAAATAGAGTGCTTCGCTTCGCTTGGGAAGAGGTTTGGGAACCGTTGAAAGATTCATTAGAAGACTTCCACGGTGTCATCACCAATCGGTGGCTTGCTTCAGCGATACCTTCGGCTCTCAGCATACTGCTCGCTTGGAATAAGGCATATAATGTGCTGTGGCCAGCCTTCGGAGGTGCAAATCAAATGTTGGCTGCCGTTACGCTTTTGACGGTTGCCCTCTGGGTCTTGAGATGGACGACCGCTTCTGGAGGACATGTCAGGTTTATCATGGCTTGCGCCGGAGCACTTTGGCTTACCGTCTTCGTGGGATTATGGTGGTTCTTGTTCGCCGTGCCATCGACCCCCCTCGTGCAGGGTTTCGTGGTATTGGAGATAGTCTTGGCCTTGATCTTCGCCTACGATTTCTACCGTTCCCTCCGGAGCATGCCGTCAAAAGGGACAGGAATGCCTGAGTCGATAAAATATTAGAAGGCGTGATATGGGCCATTGGGATATCCTCAAGCTATTAAAGACGGTACTGCGTCGTCAGGCGACAGAATATGTGAGGGCAGAGGTTCAAGCGTTAGAGGAGGCCTTTGCCCTCCTACTCGTAGGAACTTTCATCGGCCTGCCAGCTCCTACGACAGGATTGGTATTGCGGCTCCTACCTCACCTGGGTTCAGAGCTCGAGTTATTGGAAAGGCGAGTTGCAGAAAGCGATGACCTCTTCGCACAGGTCGCCGGGATCCTCAAAATCTGAGGGCAAGAAGACGAGTACGCCCCCCAAGCGGTTCATCGTGATCGGAAAGGGCGGCACGGGAAAGACTACCATATCCGCTGCTATGGCGTGTGCCATCTCATCGAGAGGGAGTTGCACTCTTGTGGCATCCTTGGACCCAGCTCACAATTTGGGTGACGTATTAGGGTCTCCTCTCGCGGCCGAACCGAAAGAGGTAAAAGAAAGGCTCTCAGCGTTAGAGGTAGATCTGGATACTCAGGTTCAGATATACGTGCGCAAAAAACTGTCCCAAGTGCGGCCGATCTACGGTCATTTGCAGATTTTCAATGTTGATCGCTTTTTAGAGGCTCTTGAGCAATCCCCAGGAATGGAAGAGTTCGCCATGCTCGAAGCCGTAGGAAGCATAAGTGAAAGGTCATCAGCATATGACACGGTGATTCTTGATACTGCACCCACGGGCATGACGCTGCGTATGCTATCGCTTCCCGCCGTCACGCTACTTTGGATCGATAACCTCCTCTCTCTGCGGCTCAAGATCTTAGAAAGGCGTGCCTACATTCAGAGGATTGATGGATCCGACAAACTCCGTACCGAGGACCTCAGCGGAGATGACCCGGTAGTGCAAGAACTGCGCAGGTACAGAGAAGAAATCATCGAAATCCAGTCGTTCCTCCGCGGCGCAAACGCTACGATTCTGTTGATACTGCAAGCCGACAAGCTCTCCGTAATGGAGGCCGAAAGGGCGATAGAAAAGCTTTCTAACGGAGGTTTCGTCGTAAGGACCTGCATAATAAACAAGACCCCGGAAGGAGAAGAACGCGTTGCACATTTCTCCGCTTCCGGTTTATATGAGTTCATTAGACGCCACAAAGGAATTTATCGAATAGAGCTGCCCGACATGGGAAGCGAGATTTCCACCCTTCAAGGACTCAACGCCCTCGGCAATATGATCATCGACGCTCTCTCGGCGCAGCAAGGAGAGCATCGATGAGCAAGAGCGCAATTGCCATATTGCTCTTAGGGCTACTCGCAAGCCTTCAATACTGGCGCGGAAGGAGGTTGAACCTTACTTTGGTCAGAGGTCTTGCCCGCCAGATGGAGGAAGCGCTCTCTCCTGTCGAGAAAGAGTATACATGGATAGGGGGATATGCGGGCGTCGTTGCCCGTTACAGCTTGGAAAACGAAGAGTATCCGGAAATCAAAGCCACTATATCGCTGTTGCCCCACCACAGTCTGCTTTACCTCCCCGTTTCCATACTCTTAGGTCGGAGGGATAGGGTATATCTTTTGATCCACTCCCAGAGAAAACTAACCGGCAAGGCTCATGTCAAACCAGGTAAAAAGGCCAAACTCCCTCATAACATATCTTGTTTGCACCGCGATCAAGTGACCATAAGAGGTGAAGTAGTCCATCGTTGTTACGATAGCGAAGAAGAGGCAAAATTCCTCACTTCAATCCTGTCGTGCCTTAAGAGCCCTTCCTCCGTAGAGCACTTGGCCGCAAACGTGGAAGAAAGCGCTTATTACGCCTCTATAAAGATAAGTCGCGGCGATCTCGCAGAGCTGTTCAATTGTTTCCTCTCATCACCTCACTCGGGGCGAGATCTCTTTCAAGGACAAAAACGCCGGCATTAGCTTTATAAACGAATATACCGTCTTCCTCTCTGCGCTCCATCAAACCCTCACTCACCAGATATTGGAGGTGAGCCATGGCTTCCGTGATGGCCAAGCGCAATTGTATGCCGGAATCGGCGCCCGGGAAGAGCCGCCTCGCTGTCTCATAGGCCGTTACAACCTCATCTCCGGCGAGATCGAGGAGGTGCCTCTCTCTTAAAGAGTGATGCGCCTCGATCCGCCGTACTTCATCCTCCCATTGGACCAGCTTTTCGCCATGTCCGGGCAGGATTTGATCGAAGGAAAATCCTCTGAGCCTGTTCAGGAAACGCTTATACTCCCTCAACGGGTCTGCCTCAGGTGTCCAATGCTCTTCATATCCTATATGAGGCGTAATGCCGCTCAGCACTTGGTCGTTGGCCAAAAACACCCCCTCCGCTTCATCCCACAGACAGGCACCGCCATAACAGTGGCCTGGGGCATCGACGAGCACAAGCCCAGCGGCCACGCACTCTCCTGGCTCAAGGGCAACTGGACGTCGGGGAAAGGAAACGAGGCTCGACCAATCGGCCACGTTGCATATCTCATCTAAAGCCTTCTCGGGCGTGCCGTGTTTAGAGTGAAAGGCTCTAACGGTTTGCTCGAATGTGTCTCTACCGCGAGAATAATACTCCATGAGTTCTATCGTCCCAACAGAGGCCGCCACGGAAAGTCCAAGGTCCTCTAACCAACCCGCCAAGCCCGCATGATCCGGATGAAAATGGGTGATCACGAGAAGTTCGGGCCTCACGCCTGTAGCATCGAATGCCGCAAGCATCCCGTTGCGACACTCCTCAGCCATAGTGGCACAGTCTACCAAAATCGGCGGATCGCCGTCGGCAAGATAAACATTCACGTTCAGAATGGGCAGCGGTACAGATATAGTTGCCTTGTACCAGCGCCGTAATTTCCCGCATCCTTCCATGGGGTGCACGGCGATAAGGCCCACGGTCAACTCTCCCTTTCGAAAAGCATTCTTCAAAAGCTCTTCAATTATAATTACAACTTCTCCCGCAACAAGGCTCGCCCTCGACCGTTGTGAAAGCTGCGAACCGAAGAGGCTTAGGTCGGCCGTCTTTCCTCAAAATTAAATGTCTCTGAAATGTGATTCTGTTTAAGCATCGTTAAGCCTCCTCAGTTTCTTCTCATAGGCATGGGACAGTCTTTCAGATGCCTGTTCTATCTCCTTTGATAGCCTCACTATGTCCGTAGAATTTCTGGAGTTAGTGAGGTTTTGTTTTGTATCTGCGTCGGCCGCCGGACTTTTTAAGACCCTGTTCAGCGGTATATCCATATCGTAGGTCTTATGTACCTTCCCGTCCTCCCTATGTCTCGATACGAGCCTCATATGTGGCATAAATAGATTGTGCCTTATCGTTATGAGCCTGAGCAAATTTCTGAGCGCTTCGAGCTCCTCATCGGTATCATACCTCCTCCATCCGGTATATGCCCTCACCATAGACCAGTTCTTGCTCTCTACGTAGGGCGAGTCGTTTTTTCTGTAAGGCCTGGAGCGCGTAAAATCTATCCCCCTTCCCTTGCAGAATTTATGCACATGGGCATTTATGAATTCCGAGCCATTATCGGAGTGTAACTTCTTCATGTGTATAGGCATTACATGGGCTACGTCCTCTAAGGCCTTGCGCGTCCACACCATTGCCTTGTTCTTGAGAGCTCGGAGCTCGGTCCAGCCCGTAGATACCTCTGTAGCTGTGAGTGTGTAGATGAATTCACCCTTACCAGACACTCCTGAATGATGAACCAGGTCTACCTCCACATATCCTGGCTCTTTGGGCTTATCGAACCAGGATTCCACCTGTATGGATTTTTTTAGGTTGCTGCTGAATGGGTTTGCCCTGTATCGTTTTTTAAGCTTAAGCTTGCCTCTATAGGGCTTGAGGAGCCTGTCTACAGTGGAAGCCGAGACTTTAAGGAGCTTGTCCTTCGCGTCCTGTCTTAAGTCCTTAAACTCAGGATGAGTGAAGAGTATATCGTGATTGAGCCTTATGAAGGCCACGAGATGCTTAGAAGAGGCGTATCCAGTAAGGGGCCATATCTTCTTCAAGGCTTCTACTACGTCCTGGCCGTAGACTCTCTTTTTCCCCCTCCTCGACAGGCTTTTAGGGGACAAATCCGATACGACTACGACATTGCCCTTTCTCGCCACTACTCTTCCCGTATTCCTTAAAAGCTTTGCCAGATGTTGTCTATTCATGTGGAGCATCTCGGTAAACTCGTCGAGCATTATAGACTTCACCTTCTTCGTAGCCTTCCGATAGAGAGCCGCGTTGTGCTTGATGATGGCGCGTTTAGCCTTCATGGTGTATACTCCTTTTGGTATCTGGGCAACCATTCCAAAACCCCCCTTGATGAAAGTCTTGTCCAAAAGGGATTGTCGGAGTGGTTGCCCTTTTCGTCAATTGTGGGGAAACAATGAGATTTCGAAGAGATTATTTTTGAGGAAAACCGTCGGCAAGACATGGGACTGAAAGATATTATATAATCACCAAAAAGGGGGAGATACGATGGGTAAGACTGTGAACATCGACTGGAAGGCGTTGGGGTTCAAATATATGAAAACGGACTTCCGATATATTTCGAGGTGGAAAGACGGGAAGTGGGACGAAGGGAAACTGGTAGAGGACAACATGCTCGCCCTGAGCGAAGCCGCCAACGTCCTGCACTATGGACAGGAATGTTTTGAAGGGCTTAAGGCCTATCGTACGAAAGAGGGGGAAATACAACTTTTCAGGCCCGATATGAACGCCAAACGCATGCAGGAGAGCGCAAAAAGGCTCCTGATGCCAGAGGTGCCCGTGGAGAAATTCGTCGACGCCTGCGTAAGGGTCGTAAAGGCAAACGAAGCTTATGTACCGCCCTACGGCACCGGGGCCACGCTCTACATCAGACCCTTTCTGATAGGTTCAGGAGAAACTATCGGCGTAGCGCCGGCTTCCGAATACATCTTTTGTGTCTTTTGCATGCCGGTGGGCGCTTACTTCAAAGGCGGCCTCACCCCCGTCAATTTCACCGTGACCGATTATGACAGAGCTGCTCCAAACGGCACTGGCGCCGCAAAGGTCGGAGGAAATTATGCGGCGAGCCTCTTGCCCCACGCTAAGGCAGTGGAAAGAGGTTTTGCCGATTGCATCTACCTGGACCCTGCAACCCATACGAAAATCGAAGAAGTCGGAGCTGCAAACTTCTTCGGCATCACGAAAGATAACAAGTTCGTCGCTGCAAAATCGCCCTCCATCCTGCCGGGCATAACCAGGCTTTCCCTGATGCAGGTGGCAAAGGACTATCTCGGCATGGAGGCCGAAGAAAGGGAGATATTCATCGATAAACTGGATGAATTCGCAGAAGCCGGCGCTTGCGGGACCGCTGCAGTAATAACCCCCATAGGCGGGATCGAATACAAAGGCAAGCTGCACGTCTTCTACAGCGAAACGGAGGCAGGTCCCGTAACCAAGAAACTATACGAGACCCTCTGCGGAATACAATTCGGCGACATCAAGGCACCTGAGGGTTGGATCCTGAAAATAAAGTAGACAAAGATCTTTCCCTGAGAAGATCTCCCTTCCGGCACGCAATTTGAGTAGGAAGGGAGATCTTTTGTTATTTAATCCCAAGCTTTCCGGTTTGATGGCAAGCAGATTGGGGCGACAATTGACTTAAAGCCTACTCCTTGCCTCAAGGGTAAATGAACATTATGATAAATTCCAAAGAGAGGGGGGGTTTTTATGAGCCACTTTGACTCGATTGTGAAAGGCGGCACGGTGTTTACGGCGTGCGATTCCTACGTTGCAGATATAGGCATTAAAGATGGCAGAATATCGGCTATAGGTATCAACTTGGGAGACGACGCGAAGGAAACCGTAAACGCTTTTGACAGATATGTTATACCGGGCGGCATAGATCCTCACACTCACTTCGATATGCCGTTCATGGGCACGAGGTCGAGCGATGACTTCGAGACGGGCGGCATTGCCGCTGCCTGTGGCGGAACGACGACTATTGTAGACTTCGCCAACCAATGGCGTGACGGGATGTCTCTCGGGGAAACCGTAGAAGAATGGCACAAAAAGGCCAGCGAAAAGTGCCCCGTGGACTACGGATTCCACGTGGTCATAGCCCACCCCAGCGACACGGTTATGCGAGAAATTCCAGAGATGATAAGGAATGGATATACAAGCTTTAAGCTCTTTATGACATATGAAGGACTCATGGCCACCGATGACGTGCTCTTAGA
Coding sequences within:
- a CDS encoding TRAP transporter large permease subunit; translated protein: MEFFIFVAVLIALFMGGMPVAFALGITGLILLQILWGGSLNFGIVAQRLLYGANNFVILAIPFFILAGKLMNTGGITKRIFKFADVLVGHMNGGLGQVNVVASMIFAGMSGLAAADTAGLGLVEIKAMRDAGYDDDFSCAVTGASSVIGPIIPPSVPLVIYGILANVSIGRLLIGGVVPGVLVGICLMMMVSVYAKRKGYPRRPKSNAKEIWQAFKEAIGAMLTPIILIGGILSGIFTPTEAAAIAAIYALILGCFVYREISLADLWKILKEASRETATITFIISCATFYGWVLIRSRTPIILLEFITGISTNPLVILLLLNIFLLIIGCFMESIAALGILVPTVTPLILKVGIDPLHFGLVMILNLMIGLLTPPFGMNLFILNKITGIPSTRIARACLPFFIPLFAALIVITLFPPVVTFLPDLLLGSR
- a CDS encoding TRAP transporter small permease translates to MVVRFKHRFDSILECITTLGFILMLLCVVMQVVFRYVVHVPIPWTEEAARYFLIFVTFWGGAVAIRTREHISIPVLLDRLPKGASLFIQLIFIVAMGIFLVVVFRGSVVMTALTWNSPVGSIHWLTLGRVYLILPTGTSLMLIYLVAWALEILKELRDIIKVKAG
- a CDS encoding TRAP transporter substrate-binding protein, giving the protein MKRCQATAIWVAILSLVCAVAIGLPNEALAKETVTIRIASAFEPLHILCRSADKFKTMVEERSNGEIKVELFFGGVMGSEEEVTEAVSIKAVEMQAGGGLPIQMYAPKYYFLDSPYVIKDWEHFKRVFNGDLGQKAQAEVLKNGNTMYLGVVYRGLRHFTSNKPVRTPADLKGIKLRLPQLPTWVAVWKELGALPVPIALTELFTALQTGVADASEGDVTQIHSFHLYEVQKYLSLTGHLVQTGALTINKPFFDSLSEEHQKIVKEAGLEAAEWGSQQILSGEEDIIEDLKAKGMEVITPDAEAFREKARPAVERLFKEQWTVTTWDEVLSY
- a CDS encoding DJ-1/PfpI family protein, coding for MRKAAIIVFVINFVILGGATFTMAGSYVPVAEKTGISIIQEDGVIAWTGPYGGKIKPNGPLAGKKIGLLVGCEFSDWQAYYLASFIGEFGGTPQFVMNNNHLWKETRPMRGTPTEPHGMWGLSLTGGMDGLGLNGNRLEYPVVTQKGKGLAVEYSVADPQKYDAIVILGDHSGDILCADDVALGFIKAVADRDVPIAAIGGGILPLISLGMMDGKKCTGNRAVDYMLKEIGDYRGEPVVTDGNIITGRDTVDTPAVLRALCKAFDPNFVDEHKDILKGKRIMAMVCEDWEDIELCAPILEFMYRGAEVIVGLFEPQTKSRPALLGSDVRHGSFGTTVPFQEIPDSYYKVTKEKDLRMDDFDLVFIPGAFNPWHITVLHRDFLRDAYAKGKIIAAICHGPIPLAAADLLKGRKCAGWLACKDAVNIMGGTFMKDWAAAIDGRIVTGRTPPEVPEFVDAITEALLRL
- a CDS encoding carbon starvation CstA family protein — encoded protein: MNTSVLLVLGIAIYAVCYLSYGRSLARKVVKADDSKPTPAHTKYDDVDFVPTHPAVLFGHHFASIAGGAPILGPALAMAWGWWAGLLWIWFGNILIGAVHDYLSIMASVRYEGKSIQWIAGKMMRRRTSYLFQVFAYLTLVLALAAFATSLAYLFIARPDVASMSIWFIAAAVITGFLLFKWRINFTLGSIIGVILTIGAIWLGSLAPLNISYKGWMVIFFVYMMAASALPVWMLLQPRDYLNSFILVLGLVAGAVALIFAGAKMELAGFTSWSPNIVGGVPSPYWPVVPLIIACGSLSGIHGLIGSGTTSKQLDKETQGLIVGYGGMLTEGLLSSVVTITIAAFGLLVFREATGKLTEMGIVADSLKEPLYLGKNYVKAIGAVGGPLGIFTQSYGKLIQQAFGISAQVGTIFSSLWVSAFTLTSMDTGNRVLRFAWEEVWEPLKDSLEDFHGVITNRWLASAIPSALSILLAWNKAYNVLWPAFGGANQMLAAVTLLTVALWVLRWTTASGGHVRFIMACAGALWLTVFVGLWWFLFAVPSTPLVQGFVVLEIVLALIFAYDFYRSLRSMPSKGTGMPESIKY